A window from Bacteroidales bacterium encodes these proteins:
- a CDS encoding glycosyltransferase family 9 protein codes for MQPVKFLVLRFSSIGDIVLTTPVVRGLKNQVENAEVHFFTKTEYKDILEANPYIDKVHVLRKDLRKQLDDLKYEFYDYIIDLHKNLRTKRIISGLGIIDFTFDKLNWKKWYYVNFKVNKLPDKHIVDRYFKAVDIFDVENDHQGLDYFIPSRDEVNSSGFPPPFKEGYIAFAIGAKHNTKKLTTDKIISVIDQTGLPVILLGGPEDRENGETIARQCGDWVLNACGSYNINQSASVIRQSRVVITHDTGLMHIASAFHKRIISVWGNTVPEFGMYPYMPHPDSILFEIRGLPCRPCSKLGFRKCPKKHFRCIMDIDSAAIASKAAELFSDGPGSNSQ; via the coding sequence ATGCAGCCAGTTAAGTTTCTTGTACTCCGTTTCAGTTCCATCGGAGATATTGTTCTGACCACTCCGGTTGTCAGGGGATTGAAAAATCAGGTGGAAAATGCTGAAGTACACTTTTTTACCAAAACCGAGTATAAAGATATCCTGGAAGCCAACCCATATATAGATAAGGTTCATGTGCTGCGTAAAGATCTGAGGAAGCAACTCGACGATCTGAAGTATGAATTCTACGACTATATCATTGATCTGCACAAAAACCTGCGCACAAAACGTATCATTTCCGGGCTGGGGATTATCGATTTTACCTTTGACAAATTAAACTGGAAAAAGTGGTATTATGTGAATTTCAAGGTTAATAAGCTCCCTGATAAGCATATTGTTGACAGATATTTTAAAGCCGTAGATATTTTTGATGTGGAAAATGACCACCAGGGACTTGATTATTTCATACCTTCCCGTGATGAGGTGAACTCTTCCGGTTTTCCTCCCCCTTTTAAGGAAGGTTATATTGCTTTTGCCATTGGTGCCAAACACAATACCAAAAAACTGACTACGGATAAGATCATTTCTGTTATTGATCAAACCGGGTTGCCGGTTATTTTGCTGGGTGGCCCTGAAGACCGGGAAAATGGAGAAACCATTGCCCGGCAATGCGGCGATTGGGTATTGAATGCCTGCGGCAGCTATAACATCAATCAATCTGCTTCGGTAATCAGACAATCAAGGGTAGTTATCACGCATGATACCGGCCTTATGCATATTGCATCAGCTTTTCATAAGCGGATCATTTCTGTTTGGGGCAATACGGTACCCGAATTTGGTATGTACCCCTATATGCCCCATCCGGATTCCATCCTTTTTGAAATACGCGGATTGCCTTGCCGGCCATGCTCCAAACTGGGGTTTAGGAAATGTCCTAAAAAGCATTTCCGGTGCATTATGGATATTGACAGTGCTGCCATAGCATCGAAGGCCGCAGAGTTGTTTTCTGATGGGCCTGGAAGCAACTCCCAATAA